One part of the Rhodococcus oxybenzonivorans genome encodes these proteins:
- a CDS encoding GH3 family domain-containing protein, which produces MKTEVSQRRAHIIARAEHEKSVLLSVMGKAPQVQANLLLEILRRNADSSFGHSHRFPSLRGIDDFRAAVPVRVHEDFRPWLEAAIAGEPGVLADEDPFAYFSSSGTTGVEKRIPVTKSYLKESFLPFYFAGLSTILKRAPGALRDDNSVLNLWQDPFSPIDRTSGGHPHIGPSQIDYKSLGEDIAVGLGNRAAWSNLPDIFADENPLRRTYLRLRIAAEHDIRCVFAINPAIAHALPEELAQWWPEIAKEIHDGTLGGQPYSSPNPERANQIEALARWFGTVRPTHLWPNLRSLVVWTSYIGSLYLPGLAQDFGPDVEVLSAPLGSCEGPLTTPIDRHPTAAPLVTPSAFYEFIPADDAISPDSPTLLAHELEVGNDYHVVLTRLGGIHRCATRDIMRVVDYIGTTPRLEYGGRQGDLVAGTSRLREDQVVRAVRRTAIEAGMPIHNLCLRLNDGGAAPTAGYEIAVAFRSSIDQPDTHRFERLLDIHLSTECSSYAAARRNDELDSIRLRSAPASLFFDRWTDRVRAGQRPPRVKDRVFDDNPSIWSALA; this is translated from the coding sequence ATGAAGACAGAGGTTTCGCAGCGCCGAGCGCACATCATTGCGCGCGCCGAGCATGAAAAGTCAGTGCTGCTATCGGTCATGGGAAAGGCGCCCCAAGTGCAGGCGAACCTTCTTCTCGAAATACTTCGCCGCAATGCGGATTCCAGCTTCGGCCACTCTCATCGTTTTCCGTCACTCCGAGGAATAGACGATTTTCGAGCCGCAGTTCCGGTGCGCGTTCACGAAGACTTCAGACCGTGGCTGGAGGCGGCGATAGCCGGAGAGCCTGGCGTGCTGGCCGATGAGGATCCGTTTGCGTATTTTTCAAGCAGCGGAACCACAGGCGTCGAAAAGCGCATCCCGGTCACGAAGTCGTATTTGAAGGAAAGCTTCCTCCCTTTCTACTTCGCCGGACTCTCAACGATCCTGAAGAGAGCCCCGGGCGCCTTGCGTGACGACAATTCCGTTCTCAACCTGTGGCAGGACCCGTTTTCCCCGATCGACCGCACCTCTGGCGGCCATCCGCATATAGGACCAAGTCAGATCGACTACAAGAGCCTCGGCGAGGATATCGCTGTCGGCCTGGGCAATCGCGCCGCGTGGAGCAATCTGCCAGATATTTTCGCCGATGAAAATCCGCTACGCCGGACCTACCTTCGTTTGCGGATAGCGGCAGAGCATGATATCCGCTGCGTGTTCGCGATAAATCCAGCCATTGCCCATGCCCTCCCCGAAGAACTGGCACAGTGGTGGCCAGAAATCGCGAAGGAAATTCACGACGGCACCCTGGGCGGCCAACCGTACAGTTCACCGAATCCGGAGCGAGCGAACCAGATCGAAGCCTTAGCTCGATGGTTCGGGACGGTCCGGCCTACTCACCTCTGGCCGAACCTGCGCAGCCTTGTCGTCTGGACGAGCTACATCGGCAGCCTGTACCTACCAGGTCTGGCACAGGACTTCGGTCCGGACGTAGAGGTCCTGTCTGCCCCGCTCGGATCCTGCGAGGGACCCTTGACGACGCCGATCGACCGTCACCCGACAGCTGCGCCTCTTGTGACACCCTCCGCCTTCTACGAATTCATCCCCGCGGATGACGCCATCTCCCCAGACAGCCCTACGCTGCTGGCCCACGAACTGGAAGTCGGCAATGACTACCACGTCGTCCTCACCAGGCTGGGAGGAATTCACCGGTGTGCTACCCGCGACATCATGCGGGTGGTCGACTACATCGGTACTACCCCGCGGCTCGAATACGGTGGGCGGCAGGGCGATCTCGTGGCAGGCACATCGAGGCTCCGCGAAGACCAGGTGGTCCGCGCTGTCCGCCGGACCGCTATCGAAGCCGGAATGCCGATCCACAATCTCTGCCTCAGGCTCAACGACGGCGGCGCCGCCCCGACTGCGGGTTACGAAATCGCCGTGGCGTTTCGGTCCTCCATTGACCAGCCCGACACTCACCGGTTCGAGCGTCTGCTCGACATCCATCTCAGCACCGAATGTAGCTCCTACGCTGCTGCGCGGCGCAACGACGAACTCGACAGCATCCGGCTCCGATCCGCACCTGCCTCCCTCTTCTTCGACAGATGGACCGACAGGGTCCGCGCGGGTCAACGTCCACCACGAGTGAAGGACAGGGTCTTCGACGACAACCCGTCTATCTGGTCGGCGTTGGCATGA